ATAAAAAGAAAAGGTAAAGTAATGGTTATTTGTGAAAATCCAAAACATAAGCAAAAGCAAGGTTAGGAAAAATTATGTGGTAATTTAGAAAAAATTTTAGTATAATGTTTTTTTGGAAATAACTTGAGCGGCTGCATAAAATAAAGAGTTATTTCTAAGTGCAAATATCATCCTGAGCGGAATTGATTTAA
The DNA window shown above is from Caminicella sporogenes DSM 14501 and carries:
- the rpmJ gene encoding 50S ribosomal protein L36, with product MKVRPSVKPICEKCKIIKRKGKVMVICENPKHKQKQG